Genomic segment of Halostella limicola:
GTACGCGGTCCGGATCGTGCGTCGACGGTTCCGTCTCGTGCTCCGCGCTCCACTCGATCGGGTTCAGCACGTTGATACGGCCACCGCCGAGCGTATTCTCCTCGACGACGTCCGCGTCCAGAACGGTCAGGCAGTTCGTCCGCTTGCTCGTCCCGAAGGCGGACGGATCCTCCTCGATCTCGAAACACCAGCCCGGTCCCCCGTCGGCGAGCAGTTCGTCCTCGCCGATATCGTCCGGATCGCGGCCGGCGGCAGCGAGCAGGTGCGACGCCGGCGTGCCTATCGGGACCTTCAGGAACCGGTGGTCCGGAACGTTTCCGTCGACGTGGACGTACTTGTGCGTCATCGGCTCGTTCCTCTCAAGCGTCTTGAAGACGTTGTGGAGCGTCTCCGTGTTCTGGACGATCCATCCGTGGTCCATCGGCAGGTCGTCCCCCATCACCACACCGGCGACCAGTCGCAGGAGGACGTTCTCCATCCCGTACTCGTACTGATCGTCGGTGTACGCGAACACTACTCCTGACTCCGTTTCCGGGTCTAACGGCAGGTCCGAGGGACCGTACACCCTCCCGTCCGTCGCGGCTTCGAGTTGGCGCATCCAACCGTCTCGGTCTTTCTCCTTCGCGCCGATCACGATCGCGTCGAACGCGCGGTCGAGTAACGCGTCGAACAGCCGTCCGAACTCATCCGCCCGTTCGCGTCCCAGCCACTTGTCGATGTAGTAGTTCGGTTCGCTTTCCTGGTGGTTCACCAGAAGGTAGTCTACTTCATCGAGTCGTTCCCACTTCGCGTGCGCCGGAAACCCCGCTCCCCCCGCGCCGGCGATCCCCGCGTTCTTGAACGTCGTCGCCAGCTCCGACAGTTCGGTCTGGTCGAGTCGCTGTAAGCTTACGCTCATGGTCCACCCCAAATCGGGGGTTGCCGCCACCAGGGCATAACTCTAACGTGAAGCGTAACGTTACTGCAGGCATTGGTCAATGTTACCAAACAACAAGGAACGAGATCGGTCGGTACCTCACGAGTAAAGCGGAAGTAGCGACGATCGCCGTCGCTGCGCGTATGAATGACGAATACCCCAGCAGCCACGCGTGGCTACTGAGGGTGTAAGTATGAATGGCAGGCGGCGAACCGGATTTCCCAGAGGGTCGCCCACTCCAGTACTC
This window contains:
- a CDS encoding NADH dehydrogenase subunit, with amino-acid sequence MSVSLQRLDQTELSELATTFKNAGIAGAGGAGFPAHAKWERLDEVDYLLVNHQESEPNYYIDKWLGRERADEFGRLFDALLDRAFDAIVIGAKEKDRDGWMRQLEAATDGRVYGPSDLPLDPETESGVVFAYTDDQYEYGMENVLLRLVAGVVMGDDLPMDHGWIVQNTETLHNVFKTLERNEPMTHKYVHVDGNVPDHRFLKVPIGTPASHLLAAAGRDPDDIGEDELLADGGPGWCFEIEEDPSAFGTSKRTNCLTVLDADVVEENTLGGGRINVLNPIEWSAEHETEPSTHDPDRVRIPMITNSDLEGIVSPSRPVVEPGDEVTAGEMIAVPSGGDIGNAQHASIGGEVTEVSDRHVEITRQSDQSGRTLPEAGRTIYWTWCVECGEYVARPERERFTSGTKYVCESCR